The Pan paniscus chromosome 1, NHGRI_mPanPan1-v2.0_pri, whole genome shotgun sequence genome has a segment encoding these proteins:
- the CLK2 gene encoding dual specificity protein kinase CLK2 isoform X2 has protein sequence MPHPRRYHSSERGSRGSYREHYRSRKHKRRRSRSWSSSSDRTRRRRREDSYHVRSRSSYDDRSSDRRVYDRRYCGSYRRNDYSRDRGDAYYDTDYRHSYEYQRENSSYRSQRSSRRKHRRRRRRSRTFSRSSSHSSRRAKSVEDDAEGHLIYHVGDWLQERYEIVSTLGEGTFGRVVQCVDHRRGGARVALKIIKNVEKYKEAARLEINVLEKINEKDPDNKNLCVQMFDWFDYHGHMCISFELLGLSTFDFLKDNNYLPYPIHQVRHMAFQLCQAVKFLHDNKLTHTDLKPENILFVNSDYELTYNLEKKRDERSVKSTAVRVVDFGSATFDHEHHSTIVSTRHYRAPEVILELGWSQPCDVWSIGCIIFEYYVGFTLFQTHDNREHLAMMERILGPIPSRMIRKTRKQKYFYRGRLDWDENTSAGRYVRENCKPLRRYLTSEAEEHHQLFDLIESMLEYEPAKRLTLGEALQHPFFARLRAEPPNKLWDSSRDISR, from the exons ATGCCTCATCCTCGAAGGTACCACTCCTCAGAGCGAGGCAGCCGGGGGAGTTACCGTGAACACTATCGGAGCCGAAAGCATAAGCGACGAAGAAGTCGCTCCTGGTCAAGTAGTAGTGACCGGACACGACGGCGTCGGCGAGAGGACAGCTACCATGTCCGTTCTCGaag CAGTTATGATGATCGTTCGTCCGACCGGAGGGTGTATGACCGGCGATACTGTGGCAGCTACAGACGCAACGATTATAGCCGGGATCGGGGAGATGCCTACTATGACACAGACTATCGGCATTCCTATGAATATCAGCGGGAGAACAGCAGTTACCGCAGCCAGCGCAGCAGCCGGAGGAAGCACAGACGGCGGAGGAGGCGCAGCCGGACATTTAGCCGCTCATCTTCG CACAGCAGCCGGAGAGCCAAGAGTGTAGAGGACGACGCTGAGGGCCACCTCATCTACCACGTCGGGGACTGGCTACAAGAGCGAT ATGAAATCGTTAGCACCTTAGGAGAGGGGACCTTCGGCCGAGTTGTACAATGTGTTGACCATCGCAG GGGTGGGGCTCGAGTTGCCCTGAAGATCATTAAGAATGTGGAGAAGTACAAGGAAGCAGCTCGACTTGAGATCAACGTGctagagaaaatcaatgagaaAGACCCTGACAACAAGAA cctctgtGTCCAGATGTTTGACTGGTTTGACTACCATGGCCACATGTGTATCTCCTTTGAGCTTCTGGGCCTTAGCACCTTCGATTTCCTCAAAGACAACAACTACCTGCCCTACCCCATCCACCAAGTGCGCCACATGGCCTTCCAGCTGTGCCAGGCTGTCAAGT TCCTCCATGATAACAAGCTGACACATACAGACCTCAAGCCTGAAAATATTCTGTTTGTGAATTCAGACTATGAGCTCACCTACAACCTAGAGAAG AAGCGAGATGAGCGCAGTGTGAAGAGCACAGCTGTGCGGGTGGTAGACTTTGGCAGTGCCACCTTTGACCATGAGCACCATAGCACCATTGTCTCCACTCGCCATTACCGAGCACCAGAAGTCATCCTTG AGTTGGGCTGGTCAcagccttgtgatgtgtggagtATAGGCTGCATCATCTTTGAATACTATGTGGGATTCACCCTCTTCCAG ACCCATGACAACAGAGAGCATCTAGCCATGATGGAAAGGATCTTGGGTCCTATCCCTTCCCGGATGATCCGAAAGACAAG AAAGCAGAAATATTTTTACCGGGGTCGCCTGGATTGGGATGAGAACACATCAGCTGGGCGCTATGTTCGTGAGAACTGCAAACCGCTGCGG CGGTATCTGACCTCAGAGGCAGAGGAACACCACCAGCTCTTCGATCTGATTGAAAGCATGCTAGAGTATGAACCAGCTAAGCGGCTGACCTTGGGTGAAGCCCTTCAGCATCCTTTCTTCGCCCGCCTTCGGGCTGAGCCGCCCAACAAGTTGTGGGACTCCAGTCGGGATATCAGTCGGTGA
- the SCAMP3 gene encoding secretory carrier-associated membrane protein 3 isoform X2 — translation MAQSRDGGNPFAEPSELDNPFQPPPAYEPPAPAPLPPPSAPSLQPSRKLSPTEPKNYGSYSTQASAAAATAELLKKQEELNRKAEELDRRERELQHAALGGTATRQNNWPPLPSFCPVQPCFFQDISMEIPQEFQKTVSTMYYLWMCSTLALLLNFLACLASFCVETNNGAGFGLSILWVLLFTPCSFVCWYRPMYKAFRSDSSFNFFVFFFIFFVQDVLFVLQAIGIPGWGFSGWISALVVPKGNTAVSVLMLLVALLFTGIAVLGIVMLKRIHSLYRRTGASFQKAQQEFAAGVFSNPAVRTAAANAAAGAAENAFRAP, via the exons ATGGCTCAGAGCAGAGACGGCGGAAACCCGTTCGCCGAGCCCAGCGAGCTTGACAACCCCTTTCAG CCACCACCAGCCTATGAGCCTCCAGCCCCTGCCCCATtgcctccaccctcagctccctcCTTGCAGCCCTCGAGAAAGCTCAGCCCCACAGAACCTAAGAACTATGGCTCATACAGCACTCAG GCCTCAGCTGCAGCAGCCACAGCTGAGCTGCTGAAGAAACAGGAGGAGCTCAACCGGAAGGCAGAGGAGTTGGACCGAAGGGAGCGAGAGCTGCAGCATGCTGCCCTGGGGggcacagcta CTCGACAGAACAATTGGCCCCCTCTACCTTCTTTTTGTCCAGTTCAGCCCTGCTTTTTCCAGGACATCTCCATGGAGATCCCCCAAGAATTTCAGAAGACTGTATCCACCATGTACTACCTCTGGATGT GCAGCACGCTGGCTCTTCTCCTGAACTTCCTCGCCTGCCTGGCCAGCTTCTGTGTGGAAACCAACAATGGCGCAGGCTTTGGGCTTTCTATCCTCTGGGTCCTCCTTTTCACTCCCTGCTCCTTTGTCTGCTGGTACCGCCCCATGTATAAGGCTTTCCG gAGTGACAGTTCATTCAATTTCTtcgttttcttcttcattttcttcgtCCAGGATGTGCTCTTTGTCCTCCAGGCCATTGGTATCCCAGGTTGGGGATTCAG TGGCTGGATCTCCGCTCTGGTGGTGCCGAAGGGCAACACAGCAGTATCCGTGCTCATGCTGCTGGTCGCCCTGCTCTTCACTGGCATTGCTGTGCTAGGAATTGTCATGCTGAAACGG ATCCACTCCTTATACCGCCGCACAGGTGCCAGCTTTCAGAAGGCCCAGCAAGAATTTGCTGCTGGTGTCTTCTCCAACCCTGCGGTGCGAACCGCAGCTGCCAATGCAGCCGCTGGGGCTGCTGAAAATGCCTTCCGGGCCCCGTGA
- the SCAMP3 gene encoding secretory carrier-associated membrane protein 3 isoform X3 → MAQSRDGGNPFAEPSELDNPFQASAAAATAELLKKQEELNRKAEELDRRERELQHAALGGTATRQNNWPPLPSFCPVQPCFFQDISMEIPQEFQKTVSTMYYLWMCSTLALLLNFLACLASFCVETNNGAGFGLSILWVLLFTPCSFVCWYRPMYKAFRSDSSFNFFVFFFIFFVQDVLFVLQAIGIPGWGFSGWISALVVPKGNTAVSVLMLLVALLFTGIAVLGIVMLKRIHSLYRRTGASFQKAQQEFAAGVFSNPAVRTAAANAAAGAAENAFRAP, encoded by the exons ATGGCTCAGAGCAGAGACGGCGGAAACCCGTTCGCCGAGCCCAGCGAGCTTGACAACCCCTTTCAG GCCTCAGCTGCAGCAGCCACAGCTGAGCTGCTGAAGAAACAGGAGGAGCTCAACCGGAAGGCAGAGGAGTTGGACCGAAGGGAGCGAGAGCTGCAGCATGCTGCCCTGGGGggcacagcta CTCGACAGAACAATTGGCCCCCTCTACCTTCTTTTTGTCCAGTTCAGCCCTGCTTTTTCCAGGACATCTCCATGGAGATCCCCCAAGAATTTCAGAAGACTGTATCCACCATGTACTACCTCTGGATGT GCAGCACGCTGGCTCTTCTCCTGAACTTCCTCGCCTGCCTGGCCAGCTTCTGTGTGGAAACCAACAATGGCGCAGGCTTTGGGCTTTCTATCCTCTGGGTCCTCCTTTTCACTCCCTGCTCCTTTGTCTGCTGGTACCGCCCCATGTATAAGGCTTTCCG gAGTGACAGTTCATTCAATTTCTtcgttttcttcttcattttcttcgtCCAGGATGTGCTCTTTGTCCTCCAGGCCATTGGTATCCCAGGTTGGGGATTCAG TGGCTGGATCTCCGCTCTGGTGGTGCCGAAGGGCAACACAGCAGTATCCGTGCTCATGCTGCTGGTCGCCCTGCTCTTCACTGGCATTGCTGTGCTAGGAATTGTCATGCTGAAACGG ATCCACTCCTTATACCGCCGCACAGGTGCCAGCTTTCAGAAGGCCCAGCAAGAATTTGCTGCTGGTGTCTTCTCCAACCCTGCGGTGCGAACCGCAGCTGCCAATGCAGCCGCTGGGGCTGCTGAAAATGCCTTCCGGGCCCCGTGA
- the CLK2 gene encoding dual specificity protein kinase CLK2 isoform X3, with protein MPHPRRYHSSERGSRGSYREHYRSRKHKRRRSRSWSSSSDRTRRRRREDSYHVRSRSYDDRSSDRRVYDRRYCGSYRRNDYSRDRGDAYYDTDYRHSYEYQRENSSYRSQRSSRRKHRRRRRRSRTFSRSSSQHSSRRAKSVEDDAEGHLIYHVGDWLQERYEIVSTLGEGTFGRVVQCVDHRRGGARVALKIIKNVEKYKEAARLEINVLEKINEKDPDNKNLCVQMFDWFDYHGHMCISFELLGLSTFDFLKDNNYLPYPIHQVRHMAFQLCQAVKFLHDNKLTHTDLKPENILFVNSDYELTYNLEKKRDERSVKSTAVRVVDFGSATFDHEHHSTIVSTRHYRAPEVILELGWSQPCDVWSIGCIIFEYYVGFTLFQTHDNREHLAMMERILGPIPSRMIRKTRKQKYFYRGRLDWDENTSAGRYVRENCKPLRRYLTSEAEEHHQLFDLIESMLEYEPAKRLTLGEALQHPFFARLRAEPPNKLWDSSRDISR; from the exons ATGCCTCATCCTCGAAGGTACCACTCCTCAGAGCGAGGCAGCCGGGGGAGTTACCGTGAACACTATCGGAGCCGAAAGCATAAGCGACGAAGAAGTCGCTCCTGGTCAAGTAGTAGTGACCGGACACGACGGCGTCGGCGAGAGGACAGCTACCATGTCCGTTCTCGaag TTATGATGATCGTTCGTCCGACCGGAGGGTGTATGACCGGCGATACTGTGGCAGCTACAGACGCAACGATTATAGCCGGGATCGGGGAGATGCCTACTATGACACAGACTATCGGCATTCCTATGAATATCAGCGGGAGAACAGCAGTTACCGCAGCCAGCGCAGCAGCCGGAGGAAGCACAGACGGCGGAGGAGGCGCAGCCGGACATTTAGCCGCTCATCTTCG CAGCACAGCAGCCGGAGAGCCAAGAGTGTAGAGGACGACGCTGAGGGCCACCTCATCTACCACGTCGGGGACTGGCTACAAGAGCGAT ATGAAATCGTTAGCACCTTAGGAGAGGGGACCTTCGGCCGAGTTGTACAATGTGTTGACCATCGCAG GGGTGGGGCTCGAGTTGCCCTGAAGATCATTAAGAATGTGGAGAAGTACAAGGAAGCAGCTCGACTTGAGATCAACGTGctagagaaaatcaatgagaaAGACCCTGACAACAAGAA cctctgtGTCCAGATGTTTGACTGGTTTGACTACCATGGCCACATGTGTATCTCCTTTGAGCTTCTGGGCCTTAGCACCTTCGATTTCCTCAAAGACAACAACTACCTGCCCTACCCCATCCACCAAGTGCGCCACATGGCCTTCCAGCTGTGCCAGGCTGTCAAGT TCCTCCATGATAACAAGCTGACACATACAGACCTCAAGCCTGAAAATATTCTGTTTGTGAATTCAGACTATGAGCTCACCTACAACCTAGAGAAG AAGCGAGATGAGCGCAGTGTGAAGAGCACAGCTGTGCGGGTGGTAGACTTTGGCAGTGCCACCTTTGACCATGAGCACCATAGCACCATTGTCTCCACTCGCCATTACCGAGCACCAGAAGTCATCCTTG AGTTGGGCTGGTCAcagccttgtgatgtgtggagtATAGGCTGCATCATCTTTGAATACTATGTGGGATTCACCCTCTTCCAG ACCCATGACAACAGAGAGCATCTAGCCATGATGGAAAGGATCTTGGGTCCTATCCCTTCCCGGATGATCCGAAAGACAAG AAAGCAGAAATATTTTTACCGGGGTCGCCTGGATTGGGATGAGAACACATCAGCTGGGCGCTATGTTCGTGAGAACTGCAAACCGCTGCGG CGGTATCTGACCTCAGAGGCAGAGGAACACCACCAGCTCTTCGATCTGATTGAAAGCATGCTAGAGTATGAACCAGCTAAGCGGCTGACCTTGGGTGAAGCCCTTCAGCATCCTTTCTTCGCCCGCCTTCGGGCTGAGCCGCCCAACAAGTTGTGGGACTCCAGTCGGGATATCAGTCGGTGA
- the CLK2 gene encoding dual specificity protein kinase CLK2 isoform X4 — translation MPHPRRYHSSERGSRGSYREHYRSRKHKRRRSRSWSSSSDRTRRRRREDSYHVRSRSYDDRSSDRRVYDRRYCGSYRRNDYSRDRGDAYYDTDYRHSYEYQRENSSYRSQRSSRRKHRRRRRRSRTFSRSSSHSSRRAKSVEDDAEGHLIYHVGDWLQERYEIVSTLGEGTFGRVVQCVDHRRGGARVALKIIKNVEKYKEAARLEINVLEKINEKDPDNKNLCVQMFDWFDYHGHMCISFELLGLSTFDFLKDNNYLPYPIHQVRHMAFQLCQAVKFLHDNKLTHTDLKPENILFVNSDYELTYNLEKKRDERSVKSTAVRVVDFGSATFDHEHHSTIVSTRHYRAPEVILELGWSQPCDVWSIGCIIFEYYVGFTLFQTHDNREHLAMMERILGPIPSRMIRKTRKQKYFYRGRLDWDENTSAGRYVRENCKPLRRYLTSEAEEHHQLFDLIESMLEYEPAKRLTLGEALQHPFFARLRAEPPNKLWDSSRDISR, via the exons ATGCCTCATCCTCGAAGGTACCACTCCTCAGAGCGAGGCAGCCGGGGGAGTTACCGTGAACACTATCGGAGCCGAAAGCATAAGCGACGAAGAAGTCGCTCCTGGTCAAGTAGTAGTGACCGGACACGACGGCGTCGGCGAGAGGACAGCTACCATGTCCGTTCTCGaag TTATGATGATCGTTCGTCCGACCGGAGGGTGTATGACCGGCGATACTGTGGCAGCTACAGACGCAACGATTATAGCCGGGATCGGGGAGATGCCTACTATGACACAGACTATCGGCATTCCTATGAATATCAGCGGGAGAACAGCAGTTACCGCAGCCAGCGCAGCAGCCGGAGGAAGCACAGACGGCGGAGGAGGCGCAGCCGGACATTTAGCCGCTCATCTTCG CACAGCAGCCGGAGAGCCAAGAGTGTAGAGGACGACGCTGAGGGCCACCTCATCTACCACGTCGGGGACTGGCTACAAGAGCGAT ATGAAATCGTTAGCACCTTAGGAGAGGGGACCTTCGGCCGAGTTGTACAATGTGTTGACCATCGCAG GGGTGGGGCTCGAGTTGCCCTGAAGATCATTAAGAATGTGGAGAAGTACAAGGAAGCAGCTCGACTTGAGATCAACGTGctagagaaaatcaatgagaaAGACCCTGACAACAAGAA cctctgtGTCCAGATGTTTGACTGGTTTGACTACCATGGCCACATGTGTATCTCCTTTGAGCTTCTGGGCCTTAGCACCTTCGATTTCCTCAAAGACAACAACTACCTGCCCTACCCCATCCACCAAGTGCGCCACATGGCCTTCCAGCTGTGCCAGGCTGTCAAGT TCCTCCATGATAACAAGCTGACACATACAGACCTCAAGCCTGAAAATATTCTGTTTGTGAATTCAGACTATGAGCTCACCTACAACCTAGAGAAG AAGCGAGATGAGCGCAGTGTGAAGAGCACAGCTGTGCGGGTGGTAGACTTTGGCAGTGCCACCTTTGACCATGAGCACCATAGCACCATTGTCTCCACTCGCCATTACCGAGCACCAGAAGTCATCCTTG AGTTGGGCTGGTCAcagccttgtgatgtgtggagtATAGGCTGCATCATCTTTGAATACTATGTGGGATTCACCCTCTTCCAG ACCCATGACAACAGAGAGCATCTAGCCATGATGGAAAGGATCTTGGGTCCTATCCCTTCCCGGATGATCCGAAAGACAAG AAAGCAGAAATATTTTTACCGGGGTCGCCTGGATTGGGATGAGAACACATCAGCTGGGCGCTATGTTCGTGAGAACTGCAAACCGCTGCGG CGGTATCTGACCTCAGAGGCAGAGGAACACCACCAGCTCTTCGATCTGATTGAAAGCATGCTAGAGTATGAACCAGCTAAGCGGCTGACCTTGGGTGAAGCCCTTCAGCATCCTTTCTTCGCCCGCCTTCGGGCTGAGCCGCCCAACAAGTTGTGGGACTCCAGTCGGGATATCAGTCGGTGA
- the CLK2 gene encoding dual specificity protein kinase CLK2 isoform X1: MPHPRRYHSSERGSRGSYREHYRSRKHKRRRSRSWSSSSDRTRRRRREDSYHVRSRSSYDDRSSDRRVYDRRYCGSYRRNDYSRDRGDAYYDTDYRHSYEYQRENSSYRSQRSSRRKHRRRRRRSRTFSRSSSQHSSRRAKSVEDDAEGHLIYHVGDWLQERYEIVSTLGEGTFGRVVQCVDHRRGGARVALKIIKNVEKYKEAARLEINVLEKINEKDPDNKNLCVQMFDWFDYHGHMCISFELLGLSTFDFLKDNNYLPYPIHQVRHMAFQLCQAVKFLHDNKLTHTDLKPENILFVNSDYELTYNLEKKRDERSVKSTAVRVVDFGSATFDHEHHSTIVSTRHYRAPEVILELGWSQPCDVWSIGCIIFEYYVGFTLFQTHDNREHLAMMERILGPIPSRMIRKTRKQKYFYRGRLDWDENTSAGRYVRENCKPLRRYLTSEAEEHHQLFDLIESMLEYEPAKRLTLGEALQHPFFARLRAEPPNKLWDSSRDISR; encoded by the exons ATGCCTCATCCTCGAAGGTACCACTCCTCAGAGCGAGGCAGCCGGGGGAGTTACCGTGAACACTATCGGAGCCGAAAGCATAAGCGACGAAGAAGTCGCTCCTGGTCAAGTAGTAGTGACCGGACACGACGGCGTCGGCGAGAGGACAGCTACCATGTCCGTTCTCGaag CAGTTATGATGATCGTTCGTCCGACCGGAGGGTGTATGACCGGCGATACTGTGGCAGCTACAGACGCAACGATTATAGCCGGGATCGGGGAGATGCCTACTATGACACAGACTATCGGCATTCCTATGAATATCAGCGGGAGAACAGCAGTTACCGCAGCCAGCGCAGCAGCCGGAGGAAGCACAGACGGCGGAGGAGGCGCAGCCGGACATTTAGCCGCTCATCTTCG CAGCACAGCAGCCGGAGAGCCAAGAGTGTAGAGGACGACGCTGAGGGCCACCTCATCTACCACGTCGGGGACTGGCTACAAGAGCGAT ATGAAATCGTTAGCACCTTAGGAGAGGGGACCTTCGGCCGAGTTGTACAATGTGTTGACCATCGCAG GGGTGGGGCTCGAGTTGCCCTGAAGATCATTAAGAATGTGGAGAAGTACAAGGAAGCAGCTCGACTTGAGATCAACGTGctagagaaaatcaatgagaaAGACCCTGACAACAAGAA cctctgtGTCCAGATGTTTGACTGGTTTGACTACCATGGCCACATGTGTATCTCCTTTGAGCTTCTGGGCCTTAGCACCTTCGATTTCCTCAAAGACAACAACTACCTGCCCTACCCCATCCACCAAGTGCGCCACATGGCCTTCCAGCTGTGCCAGGCTGTCAAGT TCCTCCATGATAACAAGCTGACACATACAGACCTCAAGCCTGAAAATATTCTGTTTGTGAATTCAGACTATGAGCTCACCTACAACCTAGAGAAG AAGCGAGATGAGCGCAGTGTGAAGAGCACAGCTGTGCGGGTGGTAGACTTTGGCAGTGCCACCTTTGACCATGAGCACCATAGCACCATTGTCTCCACTCGCCATTACCGAGCACCAGAAGTCATCCTTG AGTTGGGCTGGTCAcagccttgtgatgtgtggagtATAGGCTGCATCATCTTTGAATACTATGTGGGATTCACCCTCTTCCAG ACCCATGACAACAGAGAGCATCTAGCCATGATGGAAAGGATCTTGGGTCCTATCCCTTCCCGGATGATCCGAAAGACAAG AAAGCAGAAATATTTTTACCGGGGTCGCCTGGATTGGGATGAGAACACATCAGCTGGGCGCTATGTTCGTGAGAACTGCAAACCGCTGCGG CGGTATCTGACCTCAGAGGCAGAGGAACACCACCAGCTCTTCGATCTGATTGAAAGCATGCTAGAGTATGAACCAGCTAAGCGGCTGACCTTGGGTGAAGCCCTTCAGCATCCTTTCTTCGCCCGCCTTCGGGCTGAGCCGCCCAACAAGTTGTGGGACTCCAGTCGGGATATCAGTCGGTGA
- the SCAMP3 gene encoding secretory carrier-associated membrane protein 3 isoform X1: MAQSRDGGNPFAEPSELDNPFQDPAVIQHRPSRQYATLDVYNPFETREPPPAYEPPAPAPLPPPSAPSLQPSRKLSPTEPKNYGSYSTQASAAAATAELLKKQEELNRKAEELDRRERELQHAALGGTATRQNNWPPLPSFCPVQPCFFQDISMEIPQEFQKTVSTMYYLWMCSTLALLLNFLACLASFCVETNNGAGFGLSILWVLLFTPCSFVCWYRPMYKAFRSDSSFNFFVFFFIFFVQDVLFVLQAIGIPGWGFSGWISALVVPKGNTAVSVLMLLVALLFTGIAVLGIVMLKRIHSLYRRTGASFQKAQQEFAAGVFSNPAVRTAAANAAAGAAENAFRAP; the protein is encoded by the exons ATGGCTCAGAGCAGAGACGGCGGAAACCCGTTCGCCGAGCCCAGCGAGCTTGACAACCCCTTTCAG GACCCAGCTGTGATCCAGCACCGACCCAGCCGGCAGTATGCCACGCTTGACGTCTACAACCCTTTTGAGACCCGGGAG CCACCACCAGCCTATGAGCCTCCAGCCCCTGCCCCATtgcctccaccctcagctccctcCTTGCAGCCCTCGAGAAAGCTCAGCCCCACAGAACCTAAGAACTATGGCTCATACAGCACTCAG GCCTCAGCTGCAGCAGCCACAGCTGAGCTGCTGAAGAAACAGGAGGAGCTCAACCGGAAGGCAGAGGAGTTGGACCGAAGGGAGCGAGAGCTGCAGCATGCTGCCCTGGGGggcacagcta CTCGACAGAACAATTGGCCCCCTCTACCTTCTTTTTGTCCAGTTCAGCCCTGCTTTTTCCAGGACATCTCCATGGAGATCCCCCAAGAATTTCAGAAGACTGTATCCACCATGTACTACCTCTGGATGT GCAGCACGCTGGCTCTTCTCCTGAACTTCCTCGCCTGCCTGGCCAGCTTCTGTGTGGAAACCAACAATGGCGCAGGCTTTGGGCTTTCTATCCTCTGGGTCCTCCTTTTCACTCCCTGCTCCTTTGTCTGCTGGTACCGCCCCATGTATAAGGCTTTCCG gAGTGACAGTTCATTCAATTTCTtcgttttcttcttcattttcttcgtCCAGGATGTGCTCTTTGTCCTCCAGGCCATTGGTATCCCAGGTTGGGGATTCAG TGGCTGGATCTCCGCTCTGGTGGTGCCGAAGGGCAACACAGCAGTATCCGTGCTCATGCTGCTGGTCGCCCTGCTCTTCACTGGCATTGCTGTGCTAGGAATTGTCATGCTGAAACGG ATCCACTCCTTATACCGCCGCACAGGTGCCAGCTTTCAGAAGGCCCAGCAAGAATTTGCTGCTGGTGTCTTCTCCAACCCTGCGGTGCGAACCGCAGCTGCCAATGCAGCCGCTGGGGCTGCTGAAAATGCCTTCCGGGCCCCGTGA